The region CGCCGGCAATAACGACCGGGGCTCGATCACGGCCTTCTACACCGTCCTGGTCGAAGGCGACGACATGAGCGAACCGATTGCCGACGAAGCGCGTTCCATCCTGGACGGTCACATCGTGCTGTCGCGCAAGCTGGGCGCCGCCAATCACTATCCAGCCGTCGACGTGCTCGCCTCGGCGAGCCGGGTGATGGGCCGGGTGGTGCGCGACGGACACAAGAATGCCGCCGGCCGGATACGGGAATTGATGGCGCGCTACCAGGACGTCGAATTATTGCTGCGCATGGGCGAATACACGCCGGGCGCGGACCCGGATACCGACGAGGCGATCGCGAAGATGCCCGCGATCAATGCCTTCCTGCGGCAGCGCGCGACGGAGTTGCAGGGCTATGCCGACACCATGGCGCAACTGGAAGGGCTCGCGTTCGGTGACGCGCGGCAGCATTGAGGGCGCGGCATGACTTTATTGAAGCGTTTGCTGATTCTGCGAGAAGCGCGGGAGAAACGCGATGCACAGTCATTGCGGCGCGCCAGCGACGCGCACGTGCAGGCCGGCCACGCTTTGGACACGGCCCAACGGACGCTGGAGCAAGGCCTGCTCGACACCCGGCGCCAGGGCGACGCTTTGTTCAATGGCATGCAGGGTGGCTTGTGGACCCTGGCGGCAGTGCAGGGCATGCACGGCAAGCTGAAGTCTCTTGCGCAGGACGCGGACACACTGCGCGCCGGCGTGGTCGATGCGCAGGCGCAGTGCCAGCAGAGCCAGTCGCTGTTGGAAGCCTCGCAGGCCGTACTCCGGCGCAGCCAGAACCAGGTTGGCAAAACCAAGGAAATGCACACGCTGCACGAGCGCGAGGCGCTGGCGCGGAGAGAGCACAAAGAGGAACTGGAAATGGAAGAAATCGGTGCGACAAGGAGACCCGCGTCATGACGACGACCAGAACAAGCAATCCGCCGGGGCCACAGTCGGCCGTGCAGGCTGTCCAGGCCATGCAGACTCCCCAAGCGCTGGCGCGGACAACTGACGGCAGCCGCGATCAG is a window of Bordetella sp. N DNA encoding:
- a CDS encoding YscO family type III secretion system apparatus protein; protein product: MTLLKRLLILREAREKRDAQSLRRASDAHVQAGHALDTAQRTLEQGLLDTRRQGDALFNGMQGGLWTLAAVQGMHGKLKSLAQDADTLRAGVVDAQAQCQQSQSLLEASQAVLRRSQNQVGKTKEMHTLHEREALARREHKEELEMEEIGATRRPAS